The window TCAAATTCGGTCTTatcatcttcctcatcctcctcctcatccttTATCTTCACCATCAAattaaactctctctttctctttcatctaCTCTCTCTTAACTTCTGTAAGAGGACAAAGAAAAATGTGTGCCTTAACACCAATATTTCCAAGTAAGCAGCAAGCATGGTACTCTCCTTCAACAATGGAGTATCCATGGCTGCAGTCTGAAGTTGATTCCTTCGCTCCTACTCTCCAATATCTTCCTTCTATCCTTTATCCTTCTTTCACCCAATCAGATGAATCCAAGAACTATAACATCAATACGAGTCTTAGTCACAGCAATGGTACTAATACTATCAGTAAcaatgatcaagaagaagataaaggaacagttttggagaagaaacttAATCACAACGCAAACGAACGAGGCCGCCGTAGAAAGCTTAACGCCTTGTACTCTTCACTTCGTGACCTCTTGCCTCCGGCTGATCAAAAGGTTTGTGctttaaaactgtttttttctttttctttttgtaacatCTAAATAAACGGATCAAGGTTAGGTTATGTAATCTTGAAATGGATACTaaagaaacccttttgacctgcGATTATACAGAGGAAGCTGAGCATTCCAATGACGGTAGCGAGAGTGGTGAAGTACATACCAGAGCAGAAGCATGAACTTCAACGTTTGTCTCGGAGAAAAGAAGAGCTTTTGAAGAGAATCTCGAGAAAAACTAACCAAGAACGGCTCAGAAACAAAGCAATGATGGACTCAATAGATTCTTCTTCCTCCCAACAGATATCAGCAAACTGGCTCACTGACACAGAGATTGCTGTCCAGATTGCTACATCGAAATATACATCTATCTCTGACATGTTGCTTACGTTAGAAGAAAACGGGCTTAATGTCATAAGCGtctcttcttcagtttcttccACCGCAAGGATATTTTACACTCTGCATCTTCAGGTGCTTTGTctgaaaacataaataaaaagtggTCTTCGTACTTGAAACTCATATAGTTAAAGAATCTAAAatcgtgttttttttcttcttcttctttgtgcaGATGATAGGAGATTGCAAAGTGAGACTGGAGGAACTCATTAATGGTATGCTCTTGGGATTACGCCAATCATAATGAGAGATGAAGATTTTCAAAGAGAGAATCATATCTTTGTTAGTTAATGTTAGACGACTTTCTCAGAATTTAATATTGTATCCTTCTAGTAGTTCtgtaacattttctttttcttcttaaaaatgATTATTCAACTCGGAAACCTTATTCTATAAAAGAGAATATGCAAATTTATTGGATGATTATTTTATGGcagttgaaacttgaaagcagTTACTTTACTGAATTTACTGTACAGTTATAGCAACCATGGTAGTGTTTGAAGATCAAATGACAATAAGAATATTGTCACAGACACACATTGATCTATGAATGATAATGATTCTAAATCTCTTCCATAGTCCACCATTAATGTATCAAATCCCTGTGTTCCCAACATGCTTTTGAATATGATGTCTATGCCGATTGAAATGTAACTTCGCCTGTGGCTGTTCTTACATAAGCAGCAGAAGCTTCAGGAGTGTCTTCCTCGCTCGGTGGAACCAGTTGCCAGAAGAGGGGTAGATACTTGTCCCATTCATTCAGAATCGTTGCGCCTTTACTGCTTCCAgttttttcctatatattaaccaaaacaaaaagagagttttatatttatgatgaCATCTAAGACAAGCTACTGATGATATGCCGTTGAGATGACTTACGACATGGGCTTCAATTAAGCTCTTCAGCTGCAACTCCCCTGCAGGTGCAGTTACTCTCTGGATCTTCACTATCTCTCGGTTTATCTGTAAAATAGAGATTGTTCAGATGAATGTTGAAAGGAAATAATCTAAATTTCAccttaaagagagaaagaaacaaaccttaGGAAGAAGAGTGTCATCTTCATCAAGAAGGTAAGCTATGCCTCCTGTCATACCAGCAGCAACGTTTCTTCCAACCCTGTTATACAATACAAAGCatttcaaatataatcattagatatagatttttcttttctgatcAGTCGGGTTTGAATTGTCGCGTTTTTACTCACTTTCCAAGCACGACTACACAGCCACCAGTCATGTACTCACAGCAATGGTCTCCAGTGCCTTCAACTACTGCTTCAGCGAGTGAGTTTCTCACTGCAAATCTCTCTCCAGCTTTGCCTCTAGCGAATATCTGACCTCCCGTGGCACCATACAAGCAAGTATTACCAACTATGGTTGCTTCCTCGGGCACAAAACCGATTGTATCCACAGGAGTTACTACTATTTCACCACCAGCCATTCCCTTCAAAAAAGATCAAATCATTGTCAGAAGATTTCATAACAAGTTACAGTTGATGGCAAAACTGTTTTTTCCTATGCATATGGATGCTAATGTACCTTTCCAACGTAGTCATTTGACTCTCCTATGAGCCGGATGTTCATACCGGGAATCAAAAAGCACCCAAAGGACTGTCCTGCGCTCCCAAGGAAACTGCAGAACAAGAAGAGAGTAAATAACTCGGTTTAGCTATATATAACTTGAACTGAAACATATCAATTTATACAAAGCTTTAGTTTATATATCTCACGTTAGATTCACTTGTCCGGCGAAACCAGTGTCTCCATACTTCTTTGCGATAACACCAGCAACGCGACCACAAGCCGCACGGTCTACGTTGCATATTTTGACTGTTTTCTCAACCACTTTTTCGTTCTCTATTGCATCTATCACCTGGAGATATTAATAAAACTCTGTTAACAACCACATAGTTAGCAGAACCAGGTGCAGAAACATCAGGGAAAGACTTGTGTTACCAATGGATCTGCAAGAATATCGTCATCTAGAACAGGTCCATTTGTATGAACATCCTGCTTCCTGATTTCAGTACTGCTCATTGAAGGTGTTCCAACAGACTAATAtagtgaaaaaaagaagagaagttaGAACAACTGATATAAATATGATTCTTCATTTCATGTAGAAGAAATAGAGTATGGATACAAAGCACATACCGAAAGAAGATAACTCAAATCAAGATGCTGAGTTTTCACTAGCGAAATGTCCCGTGGTTTCAGTAACTCTGTTCGTCCaatgatatcatctaacttgtTGTATCCCAACTGTGCTAAGATGCCTCTCACCTGCCGAGAAAATATTATACTTGAGATGAGATTAGGACCTAATAGTCTTAATGATTGAGATGGTACAAGGTCAGCTAACCTCTTCTGCTACGTATAAGAAGTAATTGACAAGATCACCAGGTACACCAGGGAATCTTGCACGTAATTCTTCTCTCTGTGACCATACATAGAATTTTATACAAACATTagtaaaaatcaagaaaagatgTTTAACAAGCCAAGGAAaatttactaaatatttttgagttttaccTGACTTGCTACTCCCACTGGGCAATTATTAGTGTGGCAAATACGAGCCATAACACAGCCAGTAGCAATCATGGCCAAGGAACCAAATCCGTATTCATCAGCACCCATAGCTGCAGCCATTAGAACATCAACACCACTCTTTAAGCCTCCATCGACTCTTAATATGACTCTTTCTCTAAGTCCGTTTTCGATTAGTGTCTGCAAAAAGAGAATAAAGCAAGTAGATGAATGAGTCTTTATACTCAGAATGTCCAACAGAATTAGTAGCAGATTGTAGCCAAAATGTTTACTTGGTGGGTTTCTGTTAGTCCAAGTTCCCATGGTCCACCAGCATGTTTTATGGAACTTATTGGACTAGCACCAGTTCCACCATCATGCCCTGATATctgaaaatcatatcaaaaagaacaatgaaacTTCTCGGCACAAGACTACATGGGAGAAACAAGAGGCAATGTTTTGTTCTCAAGTTGATACCTGAATGATATCAGCGTTACCCTTTGCAACTCCAGAAGCAACTGTTCCGATTCCAGCTTCTGCGACCAGCTTGACTGATACTTTTGCATTTGGATTAATCTGTTTGTTTATAATTCAGTTGGGAATTAGATTACACGGAGTTCCTTTGGTTAATCTCAACTGTTTTATTGAGTTCTGAAAAGATTGATCACCTGGTGTAGATCAAAGATCAACTGAGCAAGATCCTCTATAGAGTAAATGTCGTGGTGAGGAGGCGGTGATATAAGCGGAACACCAGGTTTAGAGCTTCTTAGCCTTGCGATATACGCACTAACTTTCTTTCCTGGAAGCTGACCGCCTTCCCCAGGCTTAGCACCTTGTGCGACTTTGATTTCCAGTTGATCTGCATTCACCAAGAATGTTGGTGTGACTCCAAAACGCCCTGAAGCAACCTgagatatatacaaaataagtAAAGTTACCACTAAATTTTATCTCTCTGCAGAACAAAGTTATATGATATAAACAGATGAAAACATTACCTGCTTGATAGCACTTGTTGCAATATCTCCGTTTTGAAGACCTTTGAGATGTGGCAATGTTGGTGAATATCCATCAACCACATCTGTAAGTGGCTTCCAACGGATAGGATCCTGCAGaggggaaaaaaacaaacagtgccttagattttgattttcttactaatctaaaatagaaaatgaatatttttaccTCTCCACCTTCTCCAGAGTTTGATTTACCACCAATCCTGTTCATTGCAATAGCAATTGCTTCATGAGTTTCTCTTGAAATAGCACCAAGTGACATTCCACCTGTACAAAATCTCTTAACAATAGAAACGGCTGGTTCGACTTTTCCTACTGGGATCGGTGCACGGTCACTCTTGAACTCAAGCAGATCACGGAGGacctaaagagagagagagagccagcCCCAAGTGTTCAGACATAATTAGTGAACTtaatcaagaaactaaaaaggCTTGAGGAAGAGAAACTAGATATATACTCACATTAACAGGTCGGTTAGAGAGATGCTGTTGATAGACTGCATATGCAGTTTCACTCTTTTCACGGACAGCCTTGTGGAGCAACTTTGACATCTCTGGGTTGTTTGAATGATACTCACCTAAAGTAACAAGACTTGTGTAAATGAAAATGCATATACAAACATACTGAACTGAAATAAAACTGAGAAAGAGTTTTTACCTCCAGGCCTAAATTGaataaatccaaaattttctaaTCGTTTAGTTGTATCCTCAGAAAAGGCCTTCACCCAGAAAGACAATGTCTCCCTTGCCAACTGAAAGAAGAAGACTGCGTTTTGTTAGAAGAGATGTGAAACTCATCAAAAGTAATCAGAACATCAGCATATGTATTTTTTCACCTCATCAAAGGTGAGTCCACTGATTTTGGACACACTTCCAGTGAATGCAAGATCAACAACCTCCTTTCCCAAACCATATATCTCAAATATCTGAGCACCACAGTAACTGAACAAATAAAATGCTAAGTGATCAGTAGTTGTAGAAGTGCACATAACATAAGTTATTAGAGGATAAAAGTGGAACCTTGAAAGCAATGAGATGCCCAtcttagaaagaattttaagaaGTCCTGCATTAACCGCCTGCAAAGATAAGCCATTTGTAAATCAGAATCCTTTATAATGTTTCAACAACTAAAATATGAGTCTTTAAAGAAACTTGAGAAAACATCTTAAGAACGTGTACTAAAATTTTCTTCTCACCTTGGTATAATTCTTCTGAGCTTGCTCAATGGTCACAGTAGGAATCTTTCCATTCCGCATAAAGGCTACAGTTTTGTTACTTAAGCGCCATTGCCTACATGTCTCTAGTGCCAAGTATGGGCATACAGCACTGTTGGAAAACAAAGCATACTTATTGATAAATTTAACTAAGAGTTGTTTGCTACTATCACTTGGCAGGGACAGTTTTAGAAAACTCCTAATAAACCAAAGAGACTAACCTTGCACCATATCCAACCAGACATGCAAAATGATGTGTGCTGAAGCACTGGGCTGTATCAGCAACAATGGAAGCTGACATCCGCAACCCGTTCTGAATAAGGTGTTGATGGACAGCACCAACAGCTAACATTATCGGAATTGCAGGCCGGGTTGGTTCCTAAAATGAGAGTTTTATGTAAGGCCCTAATATCTTGAACAAAAAGCCTAACATCATAACattgttgtgaataaactatATGACACTTACCAGGCTATCGGATCGGTCGGAAAGAACGAGGAGCTGAGAGCCACTTCGGACAGCATCATCAGCTGCTTCACAAAGATAATATATAGCCTTTTGCAAGGAACCTTCAACTCCTTTTCTTATATCGAAATATGTTGACAGAACCTTGGGTTTCAAGTATGTATCCTTCATTAACTCCTCTAGGGCTCCTTCGTTTAACACAGGGTTAGACAGAATAACCTGGTTCatgcaaaacaaaaccatacatAAATAGGTGCAAAACACAATGAGGGAAAAACAGGGGAAATGTAAGTAAGAGTGATTATAAAAACCTGTGAGGCGTTCTCAGGCCCAAGCTCCAATATGTTTCCACGTTTTCCAATATTTACTTCAAGAGACATAACCAAACCTTCCCTAAGGGGATCAATGGCAGGGTTTGTAACCTGAAACCAGGAGATACGCTTTAGTTGAGGATCTAGTCATAAAAGGAAGCAATACATACAAACCTATGAGTTGAATGTACCTGAGCAAATCTTTGTTTGAAATAATCGTAAAGCATGTGTGGTCTTTGAGACAATCCAGCCAGTGGAATATCATCTCCCATGCAGAAGGTTGGTTCCTTTCCTTGGGAAGCCATAGACTCAATAACCATTTGCACATCCTCACTTGAATAACCAAATGCCCTGAGGAGATGAGATTTGAAAGCATTAGCTAGCTTCTGGATgagaagagaaacaagaggCATATCTAGTAAAAAAGATGAAGGTTCAGGAATATATTACTGTTGGCTTCTTAGGATTTCTTCATTTTCCATGACAGTTGAGGATTTGAAATTCACAGGCTTCAAGGGCCTGGAATTTTCTTTAATCCACTTTCCATAAGGATTAAATGAAGATATTCTCTTCTTTACCTCTGTATTCTCATATACCTAAAGAGATATATCTCGGGTGGTGTTATTAATACAGAAACAGTAAGAACGTGTTCAGAAAAGGAGTAATCAAGATTTGGACTGTTCATCTACCAACCTGGCCATTCACTAGGTCAGCAGCAATCATCATTCCGGGTCCTAAACGGCCTTTCATTGTGACTTTTGCCTCATCAACTGGTACAACTCCGACCTAAAAAAAAGGTAAGTTACTACTAAGATGAATAGGCTTCTCTTACCTAGTGAGTCTTGTAAAACCAGTAAATCTGGTGCTAGAGTGACTTGGACCATCGATCGTAGATGAATAGAAAAGTGAAATACCTCAGATGCTACATACACGAAATTGTCACTAGTCCGCCAATATCGAGCAGGACGAAGTCCGTTACGGTCAAGACAAGCCCCAACTGTTTTTCCATCACTAGGTGACGAATTCAAGTAGCAAGTGTCAGATAAACCTGAGGAGAagccgaaaaaaaaaatggagaaaacgAACAGGGAATAGAGAAGCCTGAGCTTCAGACACAACAGGCAAACAACAAGAATGCAGTTTGACAAGAAATTCCCTTGACTCATTCCACAAAACAATAGCTAGATTAGATGACCTTTTTCCAAAACGTGCTCTACTAAAAAGGTACAATACAGAGCCAGTACTCAAAAAGATTTACCTGAACAAAAGTAAGGCAGGGCCATCCCAAGCCTCCATTTGTCCTTTGTAGTAGTCATAGAAATCTACAACCTGCAGTTAAATAAGAAGCAGAGGGAGAGATAATGGTGAGTTTTGCAATATATTCattgagaaaacaaataaaaaagaagactcAGGATACTTGACAGATACTTGACATGTTTAATAAAATCTGATGATCAACATTACCTCAGGATACTTGACAGATAAAGTTGGATGGTTTTTGTATGCCTCAGGGACAAGAATCATAAGAGCTTCCTCTGGAGTTCGGCCACTTCTAATTAATATCTGCAGGATATCCAAATGAGTGGCGAGTTAGtaccaacaaaaaagaaaaatgtattacCTAGAACATAAAGAAGCCAACACTACTTACTTCTGCAGCACTATCAAGATTAGCAGAGTCTGAACCCCTGGGATTACCAAATGGACGAATTTCATTTTCACGGCCATTCCAAACAGAGGACTTCAAAGAAGCTTCTCGAGACTGCATCCAGTTTAAGTTCCCCTGCACAATTCAAACGAAACAATCATCTTAACCTTTGATCCTTCATTCATCGTTGAAGTACCATGATGAGTCAtaaaaatgtttagaaataGTAGAAACCTGGATGGTGTTGATCTCTCCGTTATGTCCAAGAAACCTCATTGGTTGAGCAAGAGGCCACCTAGGACTAGTGTTTGTACTGTACCTTCGGTGATATATAGCAAAAGGAGACGTATAAAGCTCATTCTGAAGGTCTAGATAAAACAATCCAAGAGCTTCGGATCGAAGCATGCCCTTGTACACTATGGTTTGATTGGACAGTGAACAGAAGTAAAGCTCAGTTCCCCAACTCTCAGTAGCCACCGCCCTTTCGATTAGTTTCCTGCAGATGTAAAGCTCCCTTTCAATGTCATCAGTACTATCTTCCTTTGCGATTTTCACAAACACTTGCTGTATGTTAGGCATTGTCTCCTTAGCGTTTTTACCAACTATGGGAGCATTTACAGGAACTTCCCTCCATCCAAGAACTTGTAATCCTTCTTTCTCAAATATGTTTTCAATaactacaagaaagaaaaaaaacgaaacaacaTACACTTTAGCAAACATATTGAATCTGTATTGCTAGTTCCATCAACAAGATTAAGGagttttttttaccttgtttGGCTTCTTGCATAAAGGTATCCTCTTGAGGAAGAAAGATCATACCAACACCAGTATGCAACTTATCAAAGGGAGAAAGACCTTGTTCCTTGGCCCAGACGTTAAAGTAATCCCAAGGAATGGAAGACATAAGACCAGAGCCATCACCAGAATCATTGTCAGCTCCACAACCTCCACGATGTTCCATACAGCCAAGAGCGATAAGAGCATCCTTGACAACTCCATGTGAAGGTATGTTATCTAAGTTTGCTATAAACCCAACTCCACAAGCTCCTCTCTCAGCCAATATATCTTCCAAATTAGCAacctgcttttttttttcaaaaaagatcaatcaataatacaaaaccccccaaaaaaacaaaaaaggtcgTAAATTTCCaacaagttagggtttttgtgaAAACAATCAATCTCGGGGAAGGAAAGAGACCTGAGGTTTTAAaacagaaggagaagagagatctTTGTGAGAGACACGTTCAAGGTCGAGAACAGCACGAATAGAGGATAAGCGAGAAGAAGAGCGTGAggagtctcctcctcctcctccacgaAGTCTGCGTCTGGTTCGCTTGGACTTACAGTACAATCCAACGAAATCGACGAAGAAGAAGTTCTTGTCAGAAGAAAGAACAGAGCTTGGTGTCGTGGAGAGAAGCTTAGGAACAGGGGAAAGAGATTTCATCATCGCCATTGAATGAGAGAAAAGATGAGAGAGGCGTGtcgcgtgtgtgtgtgtgtcagaataagataaaataaaaataaataaaaatataaatgtgggagagaaaaaaagaagaggaagaaggaagaagaagaggaagaggaagataaCAGATGAGTGAtgagcagcttcttcttctctctttctttccttttctatctctctctctctctcttcgtaaTTTATTCGTTTACACAAAAAGTGTCTCTGTACCAATTTAAAAGGGTATTTTGGGGATTTTATGTAGTGCACAAAATCGAAATTTTCTTACTGAAGaaggaaataattttttttgagtgGTAACGGTCGGGAATCTGGGACCGCCATTTAGAGAATTCGGTTGCTTTAAACCGGTTTGAAACGACAATTTTGCTCATTAAACCGGATTGAGCATGACATTGAAGGATAGATAATTTGATAAATTGGCTATTTTGAGAAGAGGGAAGATGTTGATTGGTGACTACTACACCTTAAATTCATAACCACCAGATCAAAGATACAGAGAAAAAGACCGTTTATGCCCTCCCAAATTAGCTTCTCAAAGttgagaaaattgaaaacaaattagAATTGTATCCAGTGCTTGTTTATATTCATACAATttgaaggaaaaataaatattaaaaataaataacaaaaaaatactaattaggACAAGTGGAAAAATTTGACTTTGTAAATCTGTCATTTTGGAATAGTATCTCATTGCTTATTCTAGtcaacttttttctttagattttggTCTATGTATGTAATGTACATCATGTATACTATTTAATAACGAACataaaaatatgtgaatttacGAAAAGACACGTAGGGTATGGGGTtgaggtgtgtgtgtgtggctgAAACGGGACTTGAGGTCGTAAAGAAGCCATTGGGGGGATATATATGATAAATGTCCTTAAAGTTGATCTAAAAGCCACCTTCTCTCTATCACATTTTCCCCCGTTACCTCTCACttatgataatgatgatgataagataAGAGCTTCAGCTTATCGTCTTCAGTTGGCGTATCACGAGACGAATACCCAAAAAGGAGCAAACCAGAGAAGtcaccaaccaaccaaccaacgtGAACAGATCAAGAAGTGAGTGACGACACTTGCTGGAAGATAACTGATGTTCTggttaatatttattgttttggatCCACCCAATAAATATTTGGAGGGAGTACAATTGCCATTTAAAGCACAAGAAGTCAAAACTCATAGTTAACtgtatatatatggatttgataaaaagaaagatatagtattgggttttttttttcagaatttgaGTTTAGTAATTTACATGTAATGGCTAATCCACTCACACTAAtagcgatatatatatatatatatctatgcataaaaaaaaaaaagaagattatatcTATAAGCAAGACAGGTTCTACACCTTAAACCCATGGTTCACCCATTGTAAATGAGTCTATTTTCCATTGTCACGGTTCGAACCTGGTACTTCAGTTTCCTTCCTCTCAccaaaaaatacttaaataaacatatctaataTTTGGGCTGATAAGCCCATAATTTAAGTAAGCCTCTTGGGCTCTACCTCTCGGTGtagtcttctcttctctattgATTTTGAAACGGCGGCAAAATTCTCGTTTTCgtaattattagtatttttatttttacttttattatatacagttaaattaaatttagaaattacacctttggggtttagggtttttatcgttgtgaagaaaaaaaaaaggagaaaaaaacaaaaaaaaaaattcgaagaagaagaagaagaagaaaagacatcAATGGCGCTTATTcagagagcttcttcttcttatcatctTCGTCTCTATTTACGGGTCATGGCTTCTCGTCCTCGTCTCTTCTCTACTAGTACCtcactctctccttctcttcatcCTCACTCCTCATCTCTCTCCCCGCCTCCATTTTCCTCCCCAATCcccaggtttgttttttttttttaatcctttttcgTTTCTCTCTCTCAGGGTTCCTGGTTGAAATTAGCTTTCGTATTTCTTTGTTCAGTACTTTGGGTTTGCGTTACTGACTTTGCCAACCTCTCTAATTTCATAGAAAttgaaaatctatatatacttgAGATTCTACGATTAAAGGAATTAATTCGTCTATTTAGTTgtttaattgagtttttttttttttgagtttcaggATTAAGTTTCAGTTAACCAATGCTTTGAGTCAAAGACTGATACAACCAAATGCTGTTACATCGAGGTACTTGTCTACTGACGCCACATCTAAGGGTTACAGTTCCGAGCAGATTCAGGTTATCTTTTTcactatttctctctctctcttttgatcttCTTGTATAGCTTTTTGTTACTATAAGATTGTTTGAAGTCATGATTTTAGTTACAAATCTTTATATGTTCAATTTCTCTATGATTCATTTAGGTGCTGGAAGGCTTGGACCCTGTTAGAAAACGGCCAGGAATGTATATAGGGAGCACTGGGCCTCGTGGTCTGCACCATTTGGTGAAATGCCTTATCCTTTGAAACCTCTTGTTGTTCAAACTGGCTCTtgacatctttttttcttttttatgtattttctgatgtaatctctttttcttaggTTTATGAGATACTTGACAACGCTATTGATGAGGCTCAAGCTGGTTATGCCTCAAAGGTTGATGTCGTCCTGCATGCAGATGGCTCAGTTAGTGTTATGGACAATGGACGTGGGGTATGTGATATGTGTCCCACCTT is drawn from Camelina sativa cultivar DH55 chromosome 8, Cs, whole genome shotgun sequence and contains these coding sequences:
- the LOC104708707 gene encoding transcription factor bHLH101-like — protein: MCALTPIFPSKQQAWYSPSTMEYPWLQSEVDSFAPTLQYLPSILYPSFTQSDESKNYNINTSLSHSNGTNTISNNDQEEDKGTVLEKKLNHNANERGRRRKLNALYSSLRDLLPPADQKRKLSIPMTVARVVKYIPEQKHELQRLSRRKEELLKRISRKTNQERLRNKAMMDSIDSSSSQQISANWLTDTEIAVQIATSKYTSISDMLLTLEENGLNVISVSSSVSSTARIFYTLHLQMIGDCKVRLEELINGMLLGLRQS
- the LOC104708708 gene encoding ferredoxin-dependent glutamate synthase 1, chloroplastic/mitochondrial yields the protein MAMMKSLSPVPKLLSTTPSSVLSSDKNFFFVDFVGLYCKSKRTRRRLRGGGGGDSSRSSSRLSSIRAVLDLERVSHKDLSSPSVLKPQVANLEDILAERGACGVGFIANLDNIPSHGVVKDALIALGCMEHRGGCGADNDSGDGSGLMSSIPWDYFNVWAKEQGLSPFDKLHTGVGMIFLPQEDTFMQEAKQVIENIFEKEGLQVLGWREVPVNAPIVGKNAKETMPNIQQVFVKIAKEDSTDDIERELYICRKLIERAVATESWGTELYFCSLSNQTIVYKGMLRSEALGLFYLDLQNELYTSPFAIYHRRYSTNTSPRWPLAQPMRFLGHNGEINTIQGNLNWMQSREASLKSSVWNGRENEIRPFGNPRGSDSANLDSAAEILIRSGRTPEEALMILVPEAYKNHPTLSVKYPEVVDFYDYYKGQMEAWDGPALLLFSDGKTVGACLDRNGLRPARYWRTSDNFVYVASEVGVVPVDEAKVTMKGRLGPGMMIAADLVNGQVYENTEVKKRISSFNPYGKWIKENSRPLKPVNFKSSTVMENEEILRSQQAFGYSSEDVQMVIESMASQGKEPTFCMGDDIPLAGLSQRPHMLYDYFKQRFAQVTNPAIDPLREGLVMSLEVNIGKRGNILELGPENASQVILSNPVLNEGALEELMKDTYLKPKVLSTYFDIRKGVEGSLQKAIYYLCEAADDAVRSGSQLLVLSDRSDSLEPTRPAIPIMLAVGAVHQHLIQNGLRMSASIVADTAQCFSTHHFACLVGYGASAVCPYLALETCRQWRLSNKTVAFMRNGKIPTVTIEQAQKNYTKAVNAGLLKILSKMGISLLSSYCGAQIFEIYGLGKEVVDLAFTGSVSKISGLTFDELARETLSFWVKAFSEDTTKRLENFGFIQFRPGGEYHSNNPEMSKLLHKAVREKSETAYAVYQQHLSNRPVNVLRDLLEFKSDRAPIPVGKVEPAVSIVKRFCTGGMSLGAISRETHEAIAIAMNRIGGKSNSGEGGEDPIRWKPLTDVVDGYSPTLPHLKGLQNGDIATSAIKQVASGRFGVTPTFLVNADQLEIKVAQGAKPGEGGQLPGKKVSAYIARLRSSKPGVPLISPPPHHDIYSIEDLAQLIFDLHQINPNAKVSVKLVAEAGIGTVASGVAKGNADIIQISGHDGGTGASPISSIKHAGGPWELGLTETHQTLIENGLRERVILRVDGGLKSGVDVLMAAAMGADEYGFGSLAMIATGCVMARICHTNNCPVGVASQREELRARFPGVPGDLVNYFLYVAEEVRGILAQLGYNKLDDIIGRTELLKPRDISLVKTQHLDLSYLLSSVGTPSMSSTEIRKQDVHTNGPVLDDDILADPLVIDAIENEKVVEKTVKICNVDRAACGRVAGVIAKKYGDTGFAGQVNLTFLGSAGQSFGCFLIPGMNIRLIGESNDYVGKGMAGGEIVVTPVDTIGFVPEEATIVGNTCLYGATGGQIFARGKAGERFAVRNSLAEAVVEGTGDHCCEYMTGGCVVVLGKVGRNVAAGMTGGIAYLLDEDDTLLPKINREIVKIQRVTAPAGELQLKSLIEAHVEKTGSSKGATILNEWDKYLPLFWQLVPPSEEDTPEASAAYVRTATGEVTFQSA